From Candidatus Binataceae bacterium:
CCGGCCCGGCGTCCATCGGCATCCGCTCATTGGCGGCTTCGAGCTTGCGCAGCGCGCCGGCGAGGAAGAGCGGATGATGGGTCAGACGCGCACCGCTCGCGTCCGCCTGATACTCGCGCGTACGCGACACCGCGAGCTGAATCAAAGACGCGGCGAGCGGCGCGAGGACCGCCATCAGCAAGAGCTCGATCATGCCGCCGCGGCGGTCGTCGTCGCTGCCGCCGCCAAAGCCGCCGAAAAACGCGCCCCACCTCGCCATCGAGGCCAGGATCATGACCGCGCCGGCCAATGTCGCGGCGATTGAGCTCGTCAGGATATCGCGGTTTATGACGTGAGAAAGCTCATGGCCGAGCACGCCTTTGAGTTCGTCGCGGCTGCAAATCCGCAAAATACCCCGCGTCACTGCGACGGCCGCATGATTCGGATTGCGCCCGGTGGCGAAAGCGTTGGGCGTATCGGTGTCAATCATATACATCCGCGGCACCGGGATGTGCGCTTCGAGCGCCAGCTCCTGGACGATCGAGTAGAGCTCGGGCGCATTCGCCGGGTCCAGCTCCTGCGCGCCGTAGGCCTTCAGCACCATCTTGTCGGAGAACCAGTAGCTGAAGAAATTCATCGCGAGCGCGATAAGGAAGGCGAGTTCCGCGCCGCCGCGGCCGCCCACGACGCCTCCAATGAGGATCAGAAGCCCGGTCAGAGCGCCGAGCAATATGGTGGTTTTGATTGCGCTACGCAGCATAGAGTCCTTTTGCGTAAGGGTAGAAAGCTCCAGTAAATCGGGCGAAATTTGGCGTCGCAGATTGAAATGACTCGGCTCCCTTTGAGGCTACGCCGGGCGATTTTTGCAGTCAACGCGCCCCTGCCCGCGCTCAAACTTAACCATCGATGCGTCCGTTCGCTCCACCGCGCATCCTCTATTTAGCGACGGGATCGGGCCGCTTCAAATTTCGACCTTGCGGTTGACTCCAGCAGCGCGGCAGCCACCTCGGCGGGCGTCAGATCCGCGAGCCTCGGAATCCGCAAAACCCGGACGCGGCCGAGCGGACGCCATCGCTCTGGTTTCGTCGGTCCAAAGATTACCACCCCAGGCGCGCCGGCGGCGGCCGCCAGATGCGATACGCCCGAATCGTTGCCGACAAAGCCGGCCGCTAGATGCGCCAGACCGGCTACCGTGCCGAGCGGCTGATCGCCAAGCCGCGCAATTCCGGATGCAATGAACAGCCGCTCGATCGAAAGCTCGGCGGGACCGATCACGACAAGTGGCTGAAGCCACGCCGGCAGGAGATCGGACAGGGCCGTGAAATTTTCCGCGGGCCAGTTCTTGTAGGCCGCCCCGCTTCCGGGGAAAAGCACGACGACGCGCCTGTTTTCGAGACCGAGCCGCGCAAGCGCCCGCCTCGCCTCGCCGATATCGCAGGGAAGAACGTCAAGACGCGCGTCGGGTACACCGCGGGGTGCTGCCGGACTCTCGCCGATCTCGTCGAGATAGGCGGCGGCGACGTGGCCATCACTCGTCGGACGAAAAGCATGAAAACTGACGGCTCCTGGCGAGGCGGCGGCTTCGAGGCCCCGGCGAAAGCGCGCATCGTCACAGGCAAAGAACGAATAGATGCGCGAGAACGGACGAAAGAATCGCGCCGCATCGGCGAGTCCGGGATCTTCGGCGAAGAGCGCGGCAACCTCG
This genomic window contains:
- the htpX gene encoding zinc metalloprotease HtpX, with the translated sequence MLRSAIKTTILLGALTGLLILIGGVVGGRGGAELAFLIALAMNFFSYWFSDKMVLKAYGAQELDPANAPELYSIVQELALEAHIPVPRMYMIDTDTPNAFATGRNPNHAAVAVTRGILRICSRDELKGVLGHELSHVINRDILTSSIAATLAGAVMILASMARWGAFFGGFGGGSDDDRRGGMIELLLMAVLAPLAASLIQLAVSRTREYQADASGARLTHHPLFLAGALRKLEAANERMPMDAGPATAHLFIVNPLSAQGLMSKLFSTHPPLEERIRRLEHMANTEAV
- a CDS encoding glycosyltransferase family 9 protein gives rise to the protein MAKSESERVADARVLVIFPGALGDLVCLVPALRALARRHRGAALELMAREELARFAVNRIGFEQSRIARGHSIDWREVAALFAEDPGLADAARFFRPFSRIYSFFACDDARFRRGLEAAASPGAVSFHAFRPTSDGHVAAAYLDEIGESPAAPRGVPDARLDVLPCDIGEARRALARLGLENRRVVVLFPGSGAAYKNWPAENFTALSDLLPAWLQPLVVIGPAELSIERLFIASGIARLGDQPLGTVAGLAHLAAGFVGNDSGVSHLAAAAGAPGVVIFGPTKPERWRPLGRVRVLRIPRLADLTPAEVAAALLESTARSKFEAARSRR